The following coding sequences lie in one Gouania willdenowi chromosome 5, fGouWil2.1, whole genome shotgun sequence genomic window:
- the utp3 gene encoding something about silencing protein 10, translating to MVRAKRMKPLPKLKKTTQYDENDPEAYKNMPVPDKKSSQYTKDNIDEFHDEKIAKLLAHGVQMESDQEEIDDEEEVMALDDSESSEEDDDDDDDEEEEEGTDMESDLEGKNMDELPNEMAWGTRKKMFYDSDYGLAKGKSQEDLETEEQEEEEEAIKIQKRLAANLSEEDYDLNLFEEFAVEDESKTTEEKDHIVKDLKQMSRKEKMKLLRKESPELLDLIQDFKAKLTELKDEVQPLVQMVKDGKIPAGKGADYLRTKQQLYLNYCTNISFYLVLKAKRIPVHNHPVIERLLTYRNLINELGAVDARLASQYRLLLAGEETTSKPVKGKKTKVSRENNEDDKEVTAEVENDSDSDLDEEAALRYYRKVEERIKLKRKSNDTGNEEFEEKEDEEELDPDGKRGITYQMAKNKGLTPKRKKIDRNPRVKHRHKFKRAVIRRKGQVREVRREETRYSGELSGIRAGVKKSVKLK from the exons ATGGTCAGAGCCAAACG GATGAAACCATTGCCGAAGCTAAAGAAGACCACACAGTATGATGAAAATGACCCTGAGGCCTACAAGAACATGCCTGTTCCTGACAAA aaaTCATCTCAGTACACAAAGGACAACATTGATGAGTTTCACGACGAGAAGATCGCA AAGCTCCTGGCCCACGGAGTACAGATGGAAAGCGATCAGGAGGAAATAGATGATGAG GAGGAGGTGATGGCCCTTGATGATTCAGAGTCATCGGAGGAGgacgacgatgatgatgatgatgaggaagaagaagaagggacCGACATGGAGAGTGACCTAGAAGGGAAAAACATGGATG agcTTCCTAATGAAATGGCGTGGGGCACAAGGAAGAAAATGTTTTACGACTCAGATTATGGACTCGCCA AAGGGAAATCACAGGAAGACTTGGAGACTGAGGaacaagaggaagaggaagaagccATCAAAATCCAGAAACGTTTGGCAGCAAATCTCAGCGAGGAAGACTATGACCTAAACTTATTTGAG GAATTTGCTGTGGAGGATGAGAGTAAAACCACAGAAGAAAAGGACCATATCGTTAAAGACCTGAAGCAAATGTCCCGAAAAGAGAAAATGAAGCTTTTAAGAAAGGAGTCACCAGAGCTGCTCGACCTCATTCAGGACTTCAAAGCCAAA cTCACTGAGCTAAAAGATGAGGTGCAGCCCCTCGTACAAATGGTTAAAGATGGAAAGATTCCAGCAGGAAAG gGGGCTGACTACCTCAGGACCAAACAGCAATTATATCTCAA TTACTGCACaaacatcagtttttatttGGTCCTGAAAGCAAAACGGATCCCAGTTCACAATCACCCTGTGATCGAGAGGCTGCTCACCTACAGAAAC CTCATCAATGAACTTGGTGCAGTCGATGCTCGGCTTGCTTCCCAGTATCGTTTACTTTTAGCCGGAGAAGAAACCACCAGTAAACCTGTAAAGGGCAAGAAGACTAAAGTCTCTCGGGAAAACAATGAG GATGACAAAGAAGTTACAGCTGAAGTGGAGAACGACTCAGACTCTGATCTGGACGAGGAAGCAGCTCTGCGTTACTACAGAAAGGTGGAAGAAAGGATCAAACTAAAGAGGAAGAGTAACGACACCGGCAATGAAGA GTTTGAGGAAAAAGAAGATGAGGAAGAGCTGGATCCAGATGGCAAGAGAGGAATCACTTACCAG ATGGCAAAGAACAAGGGGCTCACACCAAAGAGGAAGAAGATTGATCGTAATCCTCGAGTCAAGCACCGACACAAGTTCAAACGGGCCGTTATCCGCAGAAAGGGACAG GTCCGTGAGGTCCGAAGAGAGGAGACGCGTTACAGTGGAGAGCTGTCTGGTATTCGTGCTGGTGTGAAGAAAAGTGTCAAACTTAAATAA
- the ppcs gene encoding phosphopantothenate--cysteine ligase: MADPTVSSIDGKLAEEFSIPTHVEEVKQKMAAFATQHASAGRRVVLITSGGTKVPLESRTVRFLDNFSSGRRGSTSAEYFIDSGYAVIFLHRHRSLYPYTRMFSTINMLDALQLKGGEEVVVDQQVLPDIAKVLKKYSEVKESGLLLPVEFNTLSEYLHMLKVAAQALSTIGSKAMFYLAAAVSDFYIPASDMPEHKIQSSDGPLQLSMKMVPKILSPLVKEWAPQAFVVSFKLETDASILLEKARRALDTYRHQAVVANLLETRQTSVLVVTLNTQAELLLTEDEVKKQVEIEEKIVSNLTAAHHVFITQQAG; this comes from the exons ATGGCTGACCCTACAGTGTCCTCTATTGATGGGAAGTTGGCTGAGGAATTCTCCATTCCCACTCATGTTGAAGAGGTGAAACAGAAGATGGCTGCATTTGCTACCCAGCATGCATCAGCAGGTCGCAGAGTCGTCCTCATCACATCTGGAGGCACCAAGGTACCCCTGGAGTCAAGAACCGTCCGGTTTCTGGACAACTTCAGCAGCGGCAGACGAGGATCCACCTCTGCAGAGTATTTTATAGACTCTGGTTATGCAGTTATTTTCCTGCACAGGCATCGCTCCCTCTACCCCTACACTAGAATGTTCTCTACCATCAACATGTTGGATGCACTGCAGCTCAAAGGTGGAGAAGAAGTGGTGGTTGACCAGCAGGTGCTCCCCGATATTGCAAAAGTGCTGAAGAAATACAGCGAGGTGAAAGAAAGTGGGCTTCTCCTTCCTGTTGAGTTCAACACTCTGTCTGAATATCTGCATATGTTGAAGGTGGCAGCACAGGCGCTCAGCACAATAG GATCAAAGGCCATGTTTTATTTAGCTGCAGCTGTGTCTGATTTTTATATCCCAGCATCTGATATGCCTGAACATAAAATTCAGTCGTCCGATGGGCCGCTCCAG CTTAGTATGAAGATGGTTCCTAAGATCCTGTCCCCGCTGGTCAAAGAGTGGGCCCCTCAGGCGTTTGTCGTGTCCTTTAAGCTGGAGACCGATGCATCCATCCTCCTGGAAAAGGCTCGCAGAGCTCTGGACACCTACAGGCACCAAGCAGTGGTGGCCAATCTACTAGAGACACGACAGACATCCGTACTGGTGGTGACTCTGAACACTCAGGCTGAGCTGCTTCTCACCGAGGACGAAGTGAAGAAACAAGTGGAGATTGAGGAGAAGATTGTCAGCAACCTGACTGCAGCACACCATGTATTCATCACCCAACAAGCTGGTTGA